A portion of the Chromobacterium sp. IIBBL 290-4 genome contains these proteins:
- the glnL gene encoding nitrogen regulation protein NR(II) yields MLYQAKPFILDNPRMPMPTPSFAGLELLDTPVLICDANASLQFVNPACENLLALGSRELLRHSLTELFHPCPALRQALDTALGQGASYIEHDLELKPQHNDAALHVTLSITPVDVDGQLALIELRPLDQQLKIANEERLLLQHQANRELIRNLAHEIKNPLGGIRGAAQLLEHELADRPELKEYTEVITEEALRLQTLVDRLLAPHRSHTRSQINIHEVLERVRSIALAQHPHSLAVIRDYDTSLPMLSADKEQLIQVVLNIVNNAVQAMRGQGQITLRTRVARQITLARKRHQLALKLQIIDNGPGIPDEIKDHIFYPLVTGRAEGTGLGLTLAQAFVHQHGGSIEFESRPGQTCFTVLLPFHLESGG; encoded by the coding sequence TTGCTGTATCAGGCCAAGCCCTTCATTCTGGACAACCCGCGGATGCCGATGCCGACTCCCAGCTTTGCCGGACTGGAATTATTAGACACGCCGGTCCTGATCTGCGACGCCAACGCCTCGCTGCAATTCGTCAACCCCGCCTGCGAAAACCTGCTGGCGCTGGGCAGCCGGGAGCTGCTGCGCCATAGCCTGACCGAGCTGTTCCACCCCTGCCCCGCCCTGCGCCAGGCGCTGGACACCGCCCTGGGCCAGGGCGCCAGTTATATCGAACACGATCTGGAACTGAAGCCGCAGCACAATGACGCCGCCTTGCACGTCACGCTGTCCATCACCCCGGTCGATGTCGATGGCCAGCTGGCGCTGATCGAATTGCGCCCGCTGGACCAGCAACTGAAGATCGCCAACGAAGAAAGGCTGCTGCTGCAGCACCAGGCCAACCGTGAGCTGATCCGCAACCTGGCGCATGAAATCAAGAACCCGCTGGGCGGCATACGCGGCGCGGCGCAGTTGCTGGAACACGAACTGGCCGACCGGCCGGAGCTGAAGGAATACACCGAGGTCATCACCGAGGAGGCGCTGCGGCTGCAAACCCTGGTGGACCGGCTGCTGGCGCCGCATCGCAGCCATACCCGCAGCCAGATCAACATCCACGAGGTTCTGGAGCGGGTGCGCAGCATCGCCCTGGCCCAGCATCCGCACAGCCTGGCGGTGATCCGCGATTACGACACCAGCCTGCCCATGCTGTCAGCCGACAAGGAGCAGCTGATCCAGGTGGTGCTCAATATCGTCAACAACGCGGTGCAGGCGATGCGCGGCCAAGGGCAGATCACGCTGCGCACCCGGGTGGCGCGCCAGATCACGCTGGCCCGCAAGCGCCACCAGCTGGCGCTCAAGCTGCAAATCATAGACAACGGCCCCGGCATTCCGGACGAGATCAAGGATCACATCTTCTATCCCTTGGTCACCGGCCGCGCCGAGGGCACCGGCTTGGGGCTGACGCTGGCGCAAGCTTTCGTCCACCAGCACGGCGGCAGCATAGAGTTCGAATCCCGCCCCGGCCAGACCTGCTTCACCGTGCTGCTGCCCTTCCACCTGGAAAGCGGCGGCTGA
- a CDS encoding DUF4124 domain-containing protein: MKTLAFLILFCCGLAQAATIYKYVDANGNVTYTNVPIRGAQPITLNPISSYPGRKAGSSVGKPAASGSYPSVDADTQKQRDNGRRKILETELANEQKALAAAQKALADGKATRLGDEARNYQKYLDRVKKLQDEVTDREKNVAALKDELGQP; this comes from the coding sequence ATGAAGACACTTGCCTTCCTGATCCTGTTTTGCTGCGGGCTTGCCCAGGCGGCCACCATCTACAAGTATGTCGACGCCAACGGCAACGTCACCTACACCAATGTGCCCATCCGCGGGGCGCAGCCGATCACGCTCAACCCCATCTCCAGCTACCCGGGCCGCAAGGCCGGCAGCTCGGTCGGCAAGCCGGCCGCATCAGGCAGCTATCCCAGCGTCGACGCCGATACGCAAAAGCAGCGCGACAACGGCAGGCGCAAGATATTGGAAACCGAACTCGCCAATGAGCAGAAAGCCCTAGCGGCCGCGCAAAAAGCGCTGGCCGACGGCAAAGCCACCCGGCTGGGCGACGAGGCCCGCAATTACCAGAAGTACCTGGACCGGGTGAAAAAACTGCAGGATGAAGTCACCGACCGCGAGAAAAACGTCGCGGCGCTGAAGGACGAGCTGGGCCAGCCCTGA
- a CDS encoding HGGxSTG domain-containing protein, translating into MATNDDERRRLLKAYNAEHDRITRERERLMAKHCRRFDRYFEETGKFLPRPVLPDTPPYPEECRGLTCGAKTRAGTPCKLTSIYGNGRCKLHGGLSTGPRTKEGKRRAAQNGTTPKRKQTP; encoded by the coding sequence ATGGCCACGAACGACGACGAGCGCCGGCGGCTGCTGAAAGCCTACAACGCCGAGCATGACCGGATCACCAGGGAGCGGGAACGGCTGATGGCGAAGCACTGTCGCCGCTTTGACCGATATTTCGAGGAGACGGGCAAATTCCTGCCGCGGCCCGTGCTGCCGGACACCCCGCCTTACCCTGAGGAGTGCAGGGGGCTGACATGCGGCGCGAAGACGAGAGCTGGCACGCCCTGCAAGCTCACCTCGATTTACGGCAACGGCCGCTGCAAGCTGCATGGCGGGCTTTCCACCGGGCCGCGCACCAAGGAAGGCAAGAGGCGGGCCGCGCAGAACGGCACCACGCCGAAGCGCAAGCAAACCCCATGA